CCCAGGCCACCGCCGCGATCGTCGCCCGCCTGACGGACCGTCCGGTCCCCGCCGTCGGCCTCACCTACGTCGGCAACCACATCAGCCTGGGCCGCCGGGACGCGATCTTCCAGATGGTCGACGGCGACGTCCGCCCGAAGTCCTGGTACCTGGGCGGCCGCGCCGCCGCCCGCCTCAAGGCGGGCATCCTCAAGGGCGCCGAACTCGGCATCGCCCACCCCACCTTCGGCCTCCCGAAGCGCCGTCGCCGCACCGTCGCCGCCGCCACCACCGCTGCACCCGCCCGCGCCGACCGGCGGGCCGCCGCCTAGGTTGTCGCGCATGGACCGCACCGCCGTTGACCGCTTCGAGGCCGGCCGGGCCCGGCTGGCCTCGTTGGCGTACCGCCTGCTCGGTTCGGCCGCCGACGCCGAGGACGCCGTGCAGGACGCCTACCTGCGCTGGCAGGCCGCGGACCGCGACCTCATCCAGGTGCCGGAGGCGTGGCTGACCAAGGTCGTCACCAACCTCTGCCTCGACCAGCTCCGCTCGGCCCGGGTCCGCCACGAGCGGGCAGCCGGCGCGTGGCTGCCCGAGCCGCTGCTCGACGGCGACCCCATGCTCGGCCCCGCCGCCACCTTCGAGCAGCGCGAGTCCGTGTCGCTGGCGGTGCTGACCCTGATGGAGCGCCTCGCCCCGGTCGAGCGGGCCGCCTACGTGCTGCGCGAGGCCTTCTCCTACTCGCACGGCGAGATCGCCGAGATCCTCGACATCACCGAGGCCGCCAGCCAGCAGCACGTCCACCGGGCCCGCCACAGGATCGCCGCCGAACGCCGCGCACGCACCGAGGTCGACCCCGCCGCCGCGCGCCGGATCGTCGAGGCGTTCCTCGCCGCCGCCGTCTCCGGCCGCACCGACCGCCTGGTCGCGATGCTCACCGCCGACGCGACGGCGGTCTCCGACGGCGCGGGCCTGGCCAGGCGACTGCTGCGCATGCAGGGTCCCCACAAGATCGCCTCGCTCGTCCGGGCCGGCTTCCGCCCCACCCCCGCCAAACGCCAACTCGCCGGCGGCTCACCCGCCTTCCACCTCGGCCGGGTCAACGGCGCTCCCGCCGTCCTCGCCGTGGTCGCCGGCCGGGTGGCGGGCGTCGTCGCGTTCGAGATCCGCGACGGCCGGATCGCCGCCCTCCACGGCATCGCCGCCGCCGCCCGCCTCACCCACCTCGACGACGCCTGGCAGCGGCACGGCGCCGACGCCGCACCACTGCACACCTGGTGAATGCCCGCGGGCGGCGAACGCGCCGCGTTCGTACCGGGTTCGTGCCGGGCGCCGTCAGACCCCGGCCCTACGGTGGCGCCCATGACCGAACTCGCAGCGCTGGCCCGCGTCCACACCGCCGGCGACGGCTCTCCGGTGGAACAGCTGACCTGCCACCCGCGGCTCCCACTGGTGGCCGGAACCGCCGGCGGCAGCCGCCTGGTCCGGATCTGGGACTTCTCCGGCGGGCGGCTGCGCGAACTCGCCCACGTCGACCTCGGCCCGGAGCCCGCCGAACACCCGACCGGCCACTGGCCCGGCCAGCGCCTCCCGCTGGCCTGGCATCCCGAGGAAGCCCTGCTGTACGTCACCGACGGAACCGGCCTGACC
The DNA window shown above is from Streptomyces sp. TLI_171 and carries:
- a CDS encoding sigma-70 family RNA polymerase sigma factor; this encodes MDRTAVDRFEAGRARLASLAYRLLGSAADAEDAVQDAYLRWQAADRDLIQVPEAWLTKVVTNLCLDQLRSARVRHERAAGAWLPEPLLDGDPMLGPAATFEQRESVSLAVLTLMERLAPVERAAYVLREAFSYSHGEIAEILDITEAASQQHVHRARHRIAAERRARTEVDPAAARRIVEAFLAAAVSGRTDRLVAMLTADATAVSDGAGLARRLLRMQGPHKIASLVRAGFRPTPAKRQLAGGSPAFHLGRVNGAPAVLAVVAGRVAGVVAFEIRDGRIAALHGIAAAARLTHLDDAWQRHGADAAPLHTW